One window of Staphylococcus chromogenes genomic DNA carries:
- a CDS encoding pyridoxamine 5'-phosphate oxidase family protein produces MEQQAIQKINEVIAQSRIGVLSTSYQDQPNSRYMIFYNDGLELYTKTSKQSRKFEELKNNPKTHVLLGYEEQNNLPYVEIEGTIELVTSQEIIDELWQSQDKTFFDSKEDPDLVVLRIIPETILLHDSKTQGAPVEIDVSNL; encoded by the coding sequence ATGGAACAACAAGCCATTCAAAAAATAAACGAAGTCATTGCACAATCACGCATTGGTGTTTTATCAACGTCTTACCAAGATCAACCGAACAGTCGCTATATGATTTTTTATAATGATGGTTTAGAACTTTATACAAAAACAAGTAAGCAATCTCGCAAATTTGAAGAACTTAAAAACAACCCTAAAACACATGTTTTATTAGGTTATGAAGAACAAAATAATTTACCTTACGTTGAAATCGAAGGCACAATCGAATTGGTTACATCTCAAGAAATCATCGACGAATTGTGGCAATCACAAGACAAAACGTTTTTCGATTCCAAAGAGGATCCTGATTTAGTTGTTTTGCGCATCATTCCTGAAACGATACTGTTACATGATTCTAAAACACAAGGTGCACCGGTTGAAATTGATGTCAGTAACCTTTAA
- a CDS encoding alanine/glycine:cation symporter family protein, with product MLEVLNKINAVLWGAPSLILLVGTGLFLTFVLKGLQFSKLGHAFKLAFVPNKKDTDESEGDISNFKALMTSLAGMIGNGNIAGVATAVTLGGPGAVFWMWVVGLLGMTTKYAEALLAMKYRDKNQIGEYISGPMYYIEKGLGPKFKFLAIAFAIFGAFASLGIGNSVQSNTIADVMTNSFNVNGVITGIVLVILISFIIFGGIKRISDVAGFFVPMMAILYIGASILIIVLNYDKILPAFGLIFEHAFTPVSAAGGFSGIMVMQALQHGVSKGIFSNEAGLGTVALISGNAKTSHPVIQALVAMTGTFIVTIIVCTMTALVLLVTGFWDPSGGLLSGVKHDPSLEAGALTSQAFASSLGIVGEYVVSLSVIFFGFSTIIAWFVYGAKCFEYLFGVKLMMIYAVIYVIATFIGTVADLRLVWAFADTANALMMIPNLIGILFLYKVIRQETEDYFKPSTKQFNS from the coding sequence GTGTTAGAAGTGTTAAATAAAATTAATGCGGTTTTATGGGGTGCACCGAGTTTAATTTTATTAGTGGGTACAGGGTTATTTTTAACATTTGTACTGAAAGGTTTACAATTTAGCAAGTTAGGCCATGCGTTTAAACTTGCATTCGTCCCAAATAAAAAGGATACCGATGAAAGTGAAGGCGATATCAGTAACTTTAAAGCGTTAATGACTTCCCTCGCTGGTATGATTGGTAATGGGAACATTGCAGGTGTGGCAACAGCCGTTACGCTGGGTGGTCCTGGTGCTGTATTTTGGATGTGGGTCGTCGGTTTACTTGGCATGACGACAAAATATGCCGAAGCTTTACTTGCGATGAAATATCGTGATAAAAACCAAATTGGCGAATATATTAGTGGTCCCATGTATTACATAGAAAAAGGATTAGGTCCAAAATTTAAATTTTTAGCCATTGCGTTTGCTATTTTTGGCGCATTTGCTTCTCTAGGTATTGGTAATAGCGTTCAATCTAACACAATTGCAGACGTAATGACGAATAGCTTTAATGTTAATGGCGTTATCACTGGGATTGTATTAGTCATTTTGATTTCTTTCATCATCTTTGGTGGGATTAAACGTATCAGTGATGTCGCAGGATTTTTTGTACCGATGATGGCCATTTTGTATATTGGTGCTTCTATTTTAATCATCGTGCTTAATTACGACAAAATTTTACCTGCCTTTGGTTTAATTTTTGAACACGCCTTCACACCTGTTTCTGCTGCTGGCGGATTCTCAGGTATTATGGTGATGCAAGCTTTACAACACGGCGTTTCAAAAGGAATCTTCTCAAACGAAGCAGGTCTTGGTACGGTGGCTTTAATATCTGGTAACGCGAAAACGAGCCACCCCGTGATTCAAGCCCTTGTCGCAATGACTGGTACTTTTATCGTTACGATTATCGTTTGTACAATGACGGCTCTTGTTTTACTTGTAACGGGCTTTTGGGATCCTTCAGGAGGTCTTCTCTCCGGTGTTAAACACGATCCAAGCCTTGAAGCCGGTGCACTGACAAGTCAAGCCTTTGCGTCTTCACTAGGGATTGTCGGTGAATATGTGGTTTCGTTATCGGTTATTTTCTTTGGATTCTCAACAATTATTGCCTGGTTTGTTTACGGGGCGAAGTGTTTTGAATATTTATTTGGTGTCAAACTCATGATGATTTACGCTGTGATTTATGTCATTGCGACCTTTATTGGTACTGTCGCTGATTTACGTTTAGTATGGGCTTTTGCAGATACAGCGAACGCACTCATGATGATTCCAAACTTAATCGGTATTTTATTCTTATATAAAGTTATTCGCCAAGAAACAGAAGATTACTTCAAACCATCAACAAAACAATTTAATTCATAA
- a CDS encoding fructose-bisphosphatase class III yields the protein MQSINESELKKQYLDLLAEKFDSEEKVATEIISLESILELPKGTEHFVSDLHGEFNAFQHVLRNGSGNVQAKIHDIFNERLTVAEMNQLTALVYYPEDKIKLIKNDFHTKSERDSWYEDTIHRLVELIKYTSSKYTRSKLRKALPKQYVFIIEELLYKSNKYNNKNDYYNNIIRQIIKLHQADKLIISLSNTIQRLVVDHLHVVGDIYDRGPDPDKIMDTLIDYHSVDIQWGNHDVLWMGAYAGSQVCLANLLRICARYDNLDIIEDAYGINLRPLLTLAEKYYDDNPAFRPKKHPEKSSSELEQLQITKIHQAIAMIQFKLEGPIIKRRPEFEMASRLLLDRVNYQNHTLDIGGKTYQLENTCFKTIDPRNPTALLEEEREVMDKLIVSFQESEKLRRHIDFLMKKGNLYLRYNGNLLIHGCIPVDEDGNMEGMEIAGTHYAGRALIDEFEYHVRKAYNDLDTQDDLSTDLIWYLWTGKYSSLFGKRAMTTFERYFISDKATHKEVKNPYYHLREDEEMVKKMLAEFEMDPETGRIINGHTPIKERDGENPIKANGKMLVIDGGFSKAYQSTTGIAGYTLLYNSFGMQLVAHQEFNSKETVLKTGEDEHSIRRVVDEELERKLIRDTNKGLELQKEIDMLRALMAYRYMKK from the coding sequence ATGCAATCGATTAACGAATCTGAATTAAAAAAGCAATATTTAGACTTACTTGCTGAAAAATTTGATTCAGAAGAAAAAGTAGCAACCGAAATTATTAGTCTTGAATCTATATTAGAATTACCAAAAGGAACGGAACATTTTGTGAGTGATTTGCACGGGGAATTTAATGCCTTTCAACACGTGTTAAGAAACGGCTCTGGGAATGTGCAAGCGAAAATTCATGATATTTTTAACGAGCGTTTAACTGTGGCCGAAATGAATCAACTCACAGCCTTGGTGTATTATCCCGAAGACAAAATCAAATTAATTAAAAATGATTTCCATACAAAATCAGAACGTGATTCGTGGTATGAAGACACGATTCATCGTCTTGTTGAATTGATTAAATATACATCTTCTAAATATACACGTTCAAAATTACGTAAAGCTTTACCTAAACAATACGTGTTTATTATTGAAGAGCTACTCTATAAAAGTAACAAGTACAATAACAAAAACGATTATTACAACAACATCATTAGACAAATTATTAAACTGCATCAAGCCGATAAATTAATTATTAGTTTATCTAATACTATTCAGCGCCTTGTTGTAGATCATCTTCATGTCGTTGGAGATATTTACGACCGTGGACCAGACCCTGATAAAATTATGGATACTTTAATTGACTATCATTCTGTCGATATCCAATGGGGGAATCACGATGTTTTATGGATGGGCGCTTATGCAGGTTCACAAGTCTGTCTTGCGAACTTATTGCGCATTTGTGCACGTTATGACAATTTAGACATTATTGAAGATGCTTATGGGATTAACTTACGTCCTTTGCTCACCTTAGCTGAAAAATATTATGACGATAACCCAGCGTTTCGTCCTAAAAAGCATCCCGAAAAATCGTCATCAGAATTAGAACAACTCCAAATCACTAAAATACATCAAGCAATCGCGATGATTCAGTTCAAACTTGAAGGACCCATTATTAAACGTCGTCCAGAATTTGAGATGGCGAGTCGACTTCTACTCGACCGTGTGAACTACCAAAACCATACTTTAGACATCGGGGGTAAAACATATCAACTCGAAAACACATGTTTTAAAACGATTGATCCCCGTAACCCAACGGCCTTACTTGAAGAAGAAAGAGAAGTCATGGACAAATTAATCGTCTCTTTCCAAGAATCTGAGAAACTCCGTCGTCATATTGATTTCTTAATGAAAAAAGGCAATCTCTACTTGCGTTACAATGGTAATTTATTAATCCATGGTTGTATTCCAGTAGATGAGGATGGCAACATGGAAGGCATGGAAATTGCAGGAACACATTATGCGGGACGCGCATTGATTGATGAATTTGAATATCATGTACGCAAAGCCTACAATGACTTAGATACGCAAGATGATTTATCGACAGATTTAATTTGGTATTTATGGACAGGAAAATATTCTTCCCTTTTCGGTAAACGTGCCATGACGACATTCGAACGTTATTTCATTAGTGATAAAGCCACACATAAAGAAGTCAAAAACCCTTACTATCACCTTCGTGAAGATGAAGAAATGGTTAAGAAAATGTTAGCTGAATTTGAGATGGATCCTGAAACAGGGCGTATTATCAATGGACATACCCCTATCAAAGAACGTGACGGTGAAAATCCTATTAAAGCGAATGGCAAAATGCTTGTAATTGATGGTGGATTTTCTAAAGCCTATCAAAGTACGACAGGTATCGCAGGATATACGTTACTGTACAATTCATTCGGTATGCAACTTGTGGCGCACCAGGAGTTCAACTCAAAAGAAACTGTTTTAAAAACGGGAGAAGATGAGCACTCTATAAGACGTGTCGTTGATGAAGAATTAGAACGTAAACTGATTCGCGATACGAATAAAGGCCTGGAACTCCAAAAAGAAATCGATATGTTAAGAGCATTAATGGCCTATCGATATATGAAAAAATAA
- a CDS encoding MFS transporter produces the protein MAHSKTPLLTKSYVVNFLISLLLYLTMYLLIVVITQYTVNQYHVSDSLAGLVMGLFIVGSLLGRFMIGRFINVIGPKKILVIGLIAFILTQCLYFFEGSLIFLMVTRLLNGFALAIATTATGTIVALISPVDRRAEGISLFSLSLVVGAAVGPFVGLLLSHIYPTVVLFVLCVIIAFIALFMSFTLHIDFTVEPLRAEDKQFKLSQFVSIPALPIASVILVCGLGYASVLSFIQIYAETLNLVTVASYYFIAYAIASVITRPIVGKIMDRYNENKIAYPALILFCLSLITLAVVTTSTGWLLLISGALLGVGYGSMTAVCNVAAIKVSDKDKMGIATSTFYIGLDFGLGFGPFALGFLTSSVGFSKMYAVTAFILVLCIGLYWMVHGRHIQARGQEK, from the coding sequence ATGGCGCATTCTAAAACGCCACTTTTAACAAAAAGTTATGTAGTGAATTTTCTCATAAGTTTATTACTCTATTTAACGATGTATTTGCTTATCGTTGTTATTACCCAATATACCGTCAATCAATATCATGTTTCTGACAGTTTGGCTGGATTAGTCATGGGATTATTTATCGTCGGTTCACTGTTAGGGCGGTTTATGATTGGCCGTTTTATTAATGTTATTGGACCTAAAAAGATTTTAGTCATTGGGTTAATCGCTTTTATATTAACGCAATGTCTTTATTTTTTTGAAGGGTCACTTATTTTCTTAATGGTGACACGCTTATTAAACGGCTTTGCCTTAGCGATCGCAACAACAGCGACAGGAACCATTGTCGCGTTAATCTCACCTGTTGACAGACGCGCTGAAGGTATCAGCTTATTTAGTCTGAGCCTTGTGGTAGGCGCTGCTGTTGGACCTTTTGTCGGTTTATTATTGTCACACATTTATCCGACGGTGGTGTTATTTGTACTTTGCGTCATTATCGCATTTATTGCGTTATTCATGTCTTTTACCTTACATATCGATTTTACGGTGGAACCCTTAAGGGCAGAGGACAAGCAATTTAAACTTTCACAATTTGTTTCTATTCCAGCTTTACCGATCGCGAGTGTCATTCTCGTTTGTGGTTTAGGTTATGCCTCGGTGTTATCTTTTATTCAAATTTATGCGGAAACGCTAAATCTCGTTACAGTGGCAAGCTATTATTTCATCGCTTATGCCATTGCTTCAGTCATTACACGTCCTATCGTAGGGAAAATTATGGATCGTTATAATGAAAACAAAATCGCTTACCCTGCACTCATTTTGTTTTGTCTCAGCTTAATTACTTTAGCAGTGGTGACGACTTCAACAGGATGGCTCTTACTCATTTCTGGCGCACTATTAGGTGTGGGATACGGTTCAATGACTGCTGTTTGTAATGTTGCAGCCATCAAAGTGTCCGACAAAGACAAAATGGGGATTGCAACCTCTACGTTTTATATTGGTCTCGATTTTGGATTAGGATTTGGTCCATTTGCCTTAGGCTTTTTAACGTCGTCTGTAGGTTTCAGTAAAATGTATGCGGTGACTGCGTTTATTTTAGTACTTTGTATCGGGTTATATTGGATGGTTCATGGCCGTCATATTCAAGCACGGGGACAGGAAAAATAA
- a CDS encoding MFS transporter — MNQQREKRTKVRWMFAGMFFLIGVIAYMDRANISYIATPMMEDLNLSKTQFSLLATFFSLGYALMQVPSGFLAEKFGPKRMLSIALVWWSAFTILTGVIKNHGVLFAARFLFGVGEAPMYPSNAVFNTFWFTKTEKGRASSALLAGSYFGPVLAPFITVAIYNTFGWQAVFFIFGAVGFVIAILWAIIAKDLPEHHKMVNEAEKLYIMENRDVVETEKSVAPWGRFFARFSFYAIAAQYFVVQFVITLFLIWYPTYLIETYKIDTMTMSKLAGIPWLLMFILIMVGGAISDKILSTGKSRFIARATIAILGFVVFGISLVFAVYAESLAMNIFWMSLCLAGVGLSMVMSWASATDIGRNFSGSVSGWMNLWGNVGAMVSPLVAAVLAERIGWTSTLLSMLVLVVLAIVLWFFVRPDHPLVKDESEKAV, encoded by the coding sequence ATGAATCAACAACGTGAAAAAAGAACTAAAGTTCGTTGGATGTTTGCAGGAATGTTTTTCTTAATTGGGGTTATTGCTTATATGGACCGTGCGAATATTTCATATATTGCAACGCCGATGATGGAGGATTTGAATTTATCAAAAACACAATTCTCCTTACTTGCAACATTCTTCTCATTGGGATATGCATTAATGCAAGTTCCGTCTGGATTTTTAGCAGAAAAATTTGGACCTAAGAGAATGTTATCCATTGCATTAGTATGGTGGAGTGCATTTACCATTTTAACAGGGGTCATCAAAAATCATGGTGTCCTTTTTGCAGCACGTTTCTTATTTGGTGTTGGGGAAGCACCAATGTATCCATCAAACGCAGTATTTAATACATTTTGGTTTACTAAAACAGAAAAAGGACGTGCCTCAAGTGCATTATTAGCAGGTTCTTATTTTGGTCCTGTACTTGCGCCATTTATTACTGTAGCGATCTATAATACATTTGGTTGGCAAGCTGTATTTTTCATCTTTGGGGCTGTCGGATTTGTAATTGCGATTCTTTGGGCAATTATAGCGAAAGATTTACCAGAACATCACAAAATGGTTAATGAAGCTGAAAAACTTTATATCATGGAAAACCGTGATGTGGTGGAAACTGAAAAGTCAGTGGCACCATGGGGACGTTTCTTCGCAAGATTTAGTTTCTATGCGATTGCAGCACAATATTTTGTCGTTCAGTTTGTGATCACTTTATTCTTAATTTGGTATCCAACATACCTAATTGAAACGTACAAGATTGATACAATGACGATGAGTAAACTCGCTGGTATTCCTTGGTTACTCATGTTTATTTTAATCATGGTTGGTGGCGCAATTTCAGATAAAATTTTAAGCACAGGCAAATCAAGATTTATTGCTCGTGCGACGATTGCCATTTTAGGCTTTGTCGTCTTCGGTATTTCTTTAGTCTTTGCAGTGTATGCCGAGTCATTAGCGATGAACATTTTCTGGATGTCACTTTGTTTAGCAGGTGTAGGTCTTTCTATGGTTATGAGCTGGGCTTCAGCGACAGACATCGGGCGTAACTTCTCAGGATCTGTTTCAGGTTGGATGAACCTTTGGGGGAATGTCGGTGCAATGGTAAGTCCACTTGTAGCTGCAGTCTTAGCTGAACGTATTGGATGGACATCAACGTTATTATCTATGCTTGTATTAGTCGTTTTAGCCATTGTGTTATGGTTCTTCGTTAGACCAGACCATCCTTTAGTAAAAGACGAATCTGAAAAAGCAGTATAA
- the srtA gene encoding class A sortase SrtA, protein MKRLSRILMPLLGVILILGGLYLVFRPQVDAFFTKQENNNKIEEYQASQNKSSFQNTNISKDKSKVVGVLSVPSVDIKEPVYPGPATPEQLDRGVSFAEENESLKDQNISLAGHTDYSMNYQFTKLHGAKKGDEVTLKVGKETRKYKITSIKDVDPYAVQVLDEMNKDKQQLTLITCDDYDEKTGKWLTRSIYVAEEVA, encoded by the coding sequence ATGAAACGATTATCACGAATTTTAATGCCATTATTAGGTGTCATTTTAATACTTGGTGGATTATACTTAGTTTTTCGTCCTCAAGTGGATGCATTTTTTACAAAACAAGAAAATAACAATAAAATTGAAGAATACCAAGCTTCTCAGAATAAAAGTTCATTTCAAAACACAAACATCTCTAAGGATAAGTCTAAAGTGGTAGGGGTGTTAAGCGTACCTTCAGTCGATATTAAAGAGCCTGTCTATCCAGGACCTGCCACACCTGAACAATTGGACCGAGGCGTGAGTTTTGCTGAGGAAAATGAATCTTTGAAAGATCAAAACATTTCGCTTGCAGGCCATACAGATTACTCCATGAACTATCAATTTACGAAGTTACATGGGGCAAAAAAAGGGGATGAAGTCACGCTCAAAGTCGGCAAAGAGACACGTAAATATAAAATCACCTCTATTAAAGATGTCGATCCTTATGCCGTTCAAGTGTTGGATGAGATGAATAAAGATAAACAACAACTCACATTAATTACGTGTGATGATTATGATGAAAAAACAGGAAAATGGTTAACACGTAGTATTTACGTCGCAGAGGAAGTAGCTTAA
- a CDS encoding glycerate kinase, producing the protein MKRLLIAPDSFKESMTALEAAYAIESGFHQVFGNEIECIKIPMADGGEGTTQSLHDALQGRWRMVIVTDPLGRPIQAAYSIANKGKTAVIEMASASGLGLIARDERNPLKTTTFGTGELVIDALNQGVSHIILGIGGSATNDGGAGFIQALGGRLLDKHGQDLPFGGAALAQLATIDLTHFDPRLKEITFEVACDVDNPLLGESGATMIYGPQKGALAEEIQSLESALVHYNEVIQRDLHQYIAHEPGAGAAGGLGAALLATINVQLRPGIDIVLEMTRFKHHVLNCDLVITGEGKIDAQTIYGKTPIGIAKVAQSYHKPVIAVAGMLGEGYEAVYDYGIEAVFSLVPGPISLETALNEGPQHLERLAYNIAKVYKMQF; encoded by the coding sequence ATGAAACGACTACTGATAGCACCGGATTCATTTAAAGAAAGTATGACTGCACTTGAAGCGGCGTATGCGATAGAAAGTGGATTTCACCAGGTCTTTGGGAATGAAATCGAATGCATCAAAATCCCAATGGCGGATGGTGGCGAAGGGACGACACAATCTTTACATGATGCGTTACAGGGCCGATGGCGAATGGTCATAGTCACAGATCCTTTAGGACGTCCTATTCAAGCCGCATACAGTATTGCGAACAAGGGGAAGACGGCTGTCATTGAGATGGCCTCAGCTTCAGGACTAGGACTTATCGCTAGAGATGAACGCAATCCTTTAAAGACCACCACTTTTGGAACAGGCGAACTTGTGATTGATGCTTTGAATCAAGGGGTCTCTCATATTATTTTAGGGATTGGTGGGAGCGCAACGAATGATGGGGGTGCTGGGTTCATTCAAGCGTTAGGTGGACGTTTATTAGATAAACACGGTCAAGATTTACCATTCGGGGGAGCTGCGCTTGCGCAATTAGCAACGATTGATTTAACGCATTTCGACCCACGGTTAAAAGAAATCACCTTTGAAGTTGCTTGTGACGTTGATAATCCTTTATTAGGTGAAAGTGGGGCGACGATGATTTATGGGCCTCAAAAAGGCGCGTTAGCCGAGGAGATTCAAAGCCTTGAATCCGCACTGGTTCATTACAATGAAGTGATTCAACGTGATTTGCATCAATATATTGCGCATGAACCGGGAGCAGGTGCTGCCGGAGGATTAGGGGCTGCACTTCTAGCAACAATAAATGTTCAGTTACGTCCAGGCATCGATATTGTCTTGGAAATGACACGATTTAAACATCACGTTTTAAACTGTGATTTAGTCATTACAGGTGAAGGGAAAATAGACGCGCAAACGATCTATGGAAAAACGCCTATAGGCATCGCAAAAGTGGCACAATCTTATCACAAACCGGTGATTGCGGTTGCCGGCATGTTAGGTGAGGGGTATGAGGCAGTTTATGATTACGGGATTGAGGCGGTCTTTTCACTTGTTCCTGGACCAATTTCACTCGAAACCGCATTAAATGAAGGCCCACAACATTTAGAACGCTTGGCGTACAATATCGCAAAAGTGTATAAAATGCAATTTTAA
- the scdA gene encoding iron-sulfur cluster repair di-iron protein ScdA, with the protein MIDAQSHVADVVTKYPKTADVFRKYGIDFCCGGNVSIETAANQAKRITLPELLEALEEASQLQGEGINPSYLDVPSLIQYIQARYHETLKEEFVQLTPYVTKLARVHGPNHPYLVELKEIYDSFKSAMLTHTDEEDQRAFPKLIQAHQGEQVEDLEAAIQSLVDDHDGAGEKLEHMRRLTNDYQPPMEACGTWRLVYNRLASLEKETHQHVHLENHVLFPKVENHSNIG; encoded by the coding sequence ATGATCGATGCACAATCACACGTAGCCGATGTCGTAACGAAATATCCTAAGACTGCTGATGTTTTCCGCAAGTACGGCATTGATTTTTGTTGCGGGGGCAATGTCTCTATCGAAACGGCTGCAAATCAAGCCAAACGAATCACTTTACCAGAGTTACTCGAAGCATTAGAAGAAGCCAGCCAACTTCAAGGCGAAGGGATTAACCCAAGTTATTTGGATGTGCCTTCGCTTATCCAATACATCCAAGCGCGTTATCACGAAACATTAAAGGAAGAATTTGTACAGCTCACACCGTATGTGACAAAACTCGCACGGGTTCATGGGCCCAATCATCCTTATCTTGTTGAACTAAAAGAAATCTATGATTCATTTAAGTCTGCGATGCTCACACATACCGATGAGGAGGATCAACGTGCTTTTCCAAAATTAATTCAAGCACATCAAGGGGAACAAGTTGAAGACTTAGAAGCAGCTATTCAATCACTCGTGGATGACCATGATGGCGCTGGAGAAAAACTAGAGCACATGCGTCGTTTAACCAACGACTATCAACCTCCAATGGAAGCATGTGGAACTTGGCGTTTAGTTTATAATCGCCTAGCTTCATTAGAAAAAGAAACACATCAACACGTCCACTTAGAAAATCATGTGTTATTCCCTAAAGTTGAAAATCATTCAAATATAGGTTAA
- a CDS encoding Glu/Leu/Phe/Val family dehydrogenase: MIFEQMAHADYEQLVFCHDKATGLKAIICIHDTTLGPALGGCRFWNYASEEEAITDVMRLAKGMTYKNAAAGLNLGGAKTVVIGDPKKDKSEAFFRALGRYINNLDGRYITAEDVGTTVEDMDMIYLETPHVCGVSESYGSSGNPSPMTALGVFYAMKRTAKEAFGNDSLKGKTVAVQGVGNVAYHMCRFLHEEGASLIVADINEEAVQRAVNDFGAKAVHVDEIHRVEADIFAPCALGGILNNQTIPELKVKVVCGSANNQLLDEETHGQMLKERGIIYAPDFVVNSGGVINVADELNGYNRERATKKVQGIYDQMDKIFNIAKEQNILPLQAAEHLAEDRIESMMRVHSKFSAKPNNQIQR; encoded by the coding sequence ATGATTTTTGAACAAATGGCACACGCAGACTATGAGCAATTAGTGTTTTGTCATGATAAAGCGACGGGACTTAAAGCAATCATTTGTATTCATGACACGACACTCGGACCTGCATTAGGAGGTTGCCGTTTTTGGAATTACGCATCAGAAGAGGAAGCGATTACCGATGTGATGCGCTTGGCTAAAGGAATGACTTACAAAAATGCGGCAGCAGGTTTGAATTTAGGCGGTGCCAAAACAGTGGTGATTGGTGATCCTAAAAAAGACAAATCTGAAGCCTTTTTTAGAGCGCTTGGCCGCTATATTAATAACTTAGATGGACGATATATTACGGCGGAAGATGTCGGGACAACGGTTGAAGATATGGATATGATTTATTTAGAAACACCACACGTTTGTGGTGTGAGTGAATCGTATGGTTCAAGTGGTAACCCAAGTCCAATGACCGCTTTAGGTGTTTTTTATGCGATGAAACGTACCGCCAAAGAAGCTTTTGGCAATGACAGTTTAAAAGGTAAAACTGTTGCGGTACAAGGTGTCGGCAATGTCGCTTATCATATGTGTCGCTTTTTACATGAAGAGGGAGCCTCTCTTATTGTGGCTGATATTAATGAAGAAGCAGTGCAACGCGCAGTTAATGATTTTGGGGCAAAAGCCGTTCATGTTGATGAAATACATCGCGTTGAAGCGGATATATTTGCACCTTGTGCCTTAGGTGGTATTTTAAATAATCAAACGATACCTGAGTTAAAGGTGAAAGTGGTTTGCGGCAGTGCCAATAATCAACTCTTAGATGAGGAAACACATGGTCAAATGTTGAAAGAACGCGGTATTATTTATGCCCCAGATTTTGTCGTCAATAGTGGTGGCGTTATCAATGTGGCTGACGAACTCAATGGTTATAACCGTGAACGTGCAACGAAAAAAGTTCAGGGCATTTATGATCAAATGGATAAAATCTTCAATATTGCGAAAGAACAAAATATTTTACCATTACAAGCAGCGGAACATTTGGCTGAGGATCGTATCGAATCAATGATGCGTGTTCATAGTAAATTTTCAGCGAAACCGAACAATCAAATTCAACGTTAA